A window of Streptomyces sp. SAI-127 contains these coding sequences:
- a CDS encoding SPW_0924 family protein: protein MRALIAAATGLALAFALVLTITALGTPSGGTSPKPLLTTVPAHP, encoded by the coding sequence ATGCGCGCCCTGATCGCCGCCGCGACCGGTCTGGCCCTCGCGTTCGCGCTGGTCCTCACCATCACCGCACTCGGCACACCGAGCGGCGGGACGTCCCCGAAACCGCTGCTGACCACAGTGCCCGCACACCCGTGA
- a CDS encoding DUF3068 domain-containing protein, which translates to MRRKTSLVLLALAVFFAALSPLLRWYAFPRLAKIPANQYQDMVLEAKDATLIDYGSMTAKKVPKVTIVQTLKGNVEASEKIEQTAGKDVVVWDGLSYVVGPDGKMVSKIPERYIFDAHTQEPVHATGEMVDGDPVKRAGIEFKFPFLTEKRDYEYFDAQARTSAPIHYKGTQTFRGVDVYYFEQTIPWTKVPFPKTMPVQGITPASIAKTGTTRWYTTVRKFWVEPLTGAPVYGEELHTEELRGGTLLGGRDKVTVFAGDVKMREDYIRHTVDLVKSNRTLVLLMTSYLPWGFLTLGLLLLALSLWLEARSRRPAATKVEEPEPVTA; encoded by the coding sequence ATGCGCCGCAAGACCAGCCTGGTCCTGCTCGCCCTCGCCGTGTTCTTCGCGGCGCTGTCCCCGCTGCTGCGCTGGTACGCCTTCCCGCGCCTGGCCAAGATCCCCGCCAACCAGTACCAGGACATGGTCCTCGAGGCGAAGGACGCGACCCTCATCGACTACGGCTCGATGACCGCGAAGAAGGTCCCCAAGGTCACCATCGTGCAGACCCTCAAGGGCAACGTGGAGGCCTCCGAGAAGATCGAGCAGACGGCCGGGAAGGACGTCGTCGTCTGGGACGGACTGTCCTACGTCGTCGGCCCCGACGGCAAGATGGTCTCCAAGATCCCCGAGCGCTACATCTTCGACGCCCACACCCAGGAACCCGTCCACGCCACCGGCGAGATGGTCGACGGCGACCCGGTCAAGCGTGCGGGCATCGAGTTCAAGTTCCCGTTCCTGACGGAGAAACGGGACTACGAGTACTTCGACGCCCAGGCCCGCACCTCGGCCCCCATCCACTACAAGGGCACCCAGACCTTCCGCGGCGTCGACGTCTACTACTTCGAGCAGACCATCCCCTGGACCAAGGTGCCCTTCCCGAAGACCATGCCGGTCCAGGGCATCACCCCCGCGTCCATCGCCAAGACCGGCACCACCCGCTGGTACACCACGGTCCGCAAGTTCTGGGTCGAACCCCTCACCGGCGCCCCCGTCTACGGCGAGGAGCTCCACACGGAGGAACTGCGCGGCGGCACCCTCCTCGGCGGCCGGGACAAGGTGACCGTCTTCGCCGGCGACGTGAAGATGCGCGAGGACTACATCAGGCACACGGTCGACCTGGTCAAGTCGAACCGCACCCTCGTCCTCCTCATGACCTCGTACCTGCCGTGGGGCTTCCTGACCCTGGGCCTCCTGCTGCTGGCACTGTCGCTCTGGCTGGAAGCCCGCAGCCGACGCCCGGCCGCCACGAAGGTCGAGGAACCCGAACCGGTCACGGCCTGA